A window from Drosophila subobscura isolate 14011-0131.10 chromosome O, UCBerk_Dsub_1.0, whole genome shotgun sequence encodes these proteins:
- the LOC117897324 gene encoding uncharacterized protein LOC117897324, which translates to MTNAVCESYNKSWVEFGVCRLRAISRNKVCLNLDAMLHHPVTNVFVKAQLMKRANGYKPWLYKVNFDGCQFIRRRNSALIRIVWDLFKEFSTINHTCPYVGMQRIRDFHLRTEKLPTPIPTGDYLLLIDWIFNKKTQAATNIYFTFVEDL; encoded by the exons ATGACCAACGCCGTCTGCGAATCCTACAACAAATCCTGGGTGGAGTTTGGTGTCTGCCGCTTGAGGGCTATCAGTCGGAACAAGGTGTGCCTCAATCTGGATGCCATGCTGCATCATCCGGTCACAAATGTGTTTGTCAAAGCGCAGCTCATGAAGCGTGCCAACGGCTACAAGCCCTGGCTGTACAAAGTCAACTTTGATGGCTGCCAGTTCATTCGGAGGCGCAACAGTGCATTGATACGCATAGTTTGGGACCTCTTCAAGGAATTCTCCACGATCAATCATACGTGTCCTTATGTG GGCATGCAGAGGATCAGGGACTTCCATTTGAGAACCGAAAAGCTGCCAACACCCATACCAACGGGCGATTATCTGCTACTCATCGACTGGATATTCAACAAAAAGACGCAGGctgccacaaatatttacttcACCTTCGTGGAGGACCTTTGA
- the LOC117896965 gene encoding SCY1-like protein 2 has translation MDMINKFYSSAVHTVSTLSGVLPGNNVTREYEVLEQVCTAGVGLMWKVYNGYKKSTKQEVSVFVFEKKLLERWSKDDRETMLETLRRGVQQLTKIRHPHVLTVQHPLEESRDSLAFATEPVFASLSNVVGDAVRSEKKLYDVEIRHGLLQLFDGLQFLHNDAKIVHRNISAETIVINKNRSWKLFGFDFCIANQPATDGTPHWPCREYTTSMHVLAQPSLEYTAPELALNSVNTPDSDLFSLGVLIFTIYAGKPLKMFGSDYSGFRRYCNELNQRKYPAMNAVPNELTESLKALLHPSASLRPKLHELKQIVYFQDVGVKTLSYLDSLYQWDNLQKSKFYKGLPQIIPTLPHRVNLHSILPYLVKEFVNSPMIPFVLPNVLLIAEMSSQREYCDHILPHLKPIFKLTDPIQILLIFMQKMDLLLKLTPAEDVKQSVLPLLYRSLECDMPQIQELCLAVLPTFSTLIDYNAMKNSVLPRIKKLCLQSSNVSVKVNCLISIGKLLENLDKWLVLDEILPFLQQIQSREPAIIMGIIGIYKIAMTNTKLGITKDVMAHKCVPFLVPLSVENGLTIAQFNTIIALIKEMLGRVEQEQREKLQQLSTIQRDNKPKDASEILANEMESSTISASSASNGNKNHDDMFSGFTVGQSQGAPVAAASTPAPMKNREQLKISHNTMNMQAVAPALPAAPTTAGGASAATKPDILSSLMQSNLSSLAPAPSTNNGWHSANPLVMNHQLASPQASNNNFSSLDNLDPFGSGSGSGGVPKPSNTNGANMYTLQQPQVNYIYPTGYSLNSIQQQQQQQQSLAMNKAMAQPATLVPQTQSQLMQATDNQNLNALSQQDILNFLN, from the exons ATGGACATGATAAACAAATTCTACTCGTCAGCAGTGCACACGGTGTCCACGCTGTCGGGTGTGCTGCCCGGCAACAACGTAACACGGGAGTACGAGGTCCTGGAACAGGTGTGCACCGCCGGAGTGG GTCTCATGTGGAAGGTCTACAATGGCTACAAAAAGAGCACAAAGCAGGAAGTGTCCGTTTTTGTGTTCGAAAAGAAGCTCCTGGAACGCTGGTCCAAAGACGACAGAGAGACGATGCTGGAGACACTGCGACGGGGCGTGCAGCAGCTAACCAAAATCCGACATCCGCATGTGCTGACGGTGCAGCATCCGCTGGAGGAGAGTCGCGACTCGTTGGCCTTTGCCACGGAGCCCGTTTTCGCCTCGCTGTCTAACGTCGTCGGAGATGCCGTGCGCTCCGAGAAGAAGCTGTACGACGTGGAAATCCGACAcggtctgctgcagctgtttgaCGGCCTGCAGTTCCTGCACAACGACGCCAAAATCGTTCACCGCAACATCAGTGCCGAGACGATTGTGATCAACAAGAATCGCAGCTGGAAGTTGTTTGGCTTCGATTTTTGCATAGCCAATCAGCCGGCAACGGATGGCACACCGCATTGGCCTTGCCGCGAGTACACCACATCGATGCATGTTCTGGCCCAGCCCAGTCTGGAGTACACGGCGCCCGAGCTGGCCCTGAACAGTGTGAATACCCCGGACAGTGATCTCTTCTCCTTGG GTGTGCTCATCTTTACCATTTATGCGGGCAAGCCTTTGAAGATGTTTGGCAGCGACTACAGCGGCTTCAGGCGATATTGCAACGAATTGAATCAGCGCAAGTATCCAGCAATGAACGCCGTTCCCAATGAGCTGACGGAGAGTCTgaaggcgctgctgcatcCCAGCGCTAGTTTGCGGCCCAAACTGCACGAGCTCAAGCAGATCGTGTACTTCCAGGATGTGGGCGTGAAGACGCTCAGCTATCTGGACTCGCTGTACCAGTGGGACAATCTGCAAAAGTCCAAGTTCTACAAGGGACTGCCGCAAATCATTCCTACGCTGCCGCACCGCGTGAATCTGCACTCGATTCTGCCTTATCTGGTCAAGGAGTTCGTCAACTCGCCAATGATTCCGTTTGTGCTGCCCAATGTCCTGCTGATAGCCGAGATGAGCAGCCAGCGGGAGTACTGTGACCACATTCTACCCCATCTGAAGCCCATCTTCAAGCTGACGGATCCCATACAGATTCTGCTGATATTCATGCAAAAAATGGATCTCCTGCTGAAGCTCACACCCGCAGAGGAcgtgaagcagagtgtgctgccgctgctgtatCGCTCGTTGGAGTGCGACATGCCCCAGATCCAGGAACTCTGTCTGGCCGTGCTGCCCACATTCTCCACGCTGATCGACTACAACGCCATGAAGAACTCGGTGCTGCCGCGCATTAAGAAGCTTTGCCTGCAGAGCAGCAATGTGTCGGTGAAGGTCAACTGTCTGATATCCATAGgcaagctgctggagaacCTCGACAAGTGGCTGGTGCTGGACGAGATTCTGCCCTTCCTGCAGCAAATACAAAGCCGCGAGCCAGCCATTATCATGGGCATCATAG GTATCTACAAAATAGCCATGACCAACACGAAGCTGGGAATCACGAAGGATGTGATGGCACACAAGTGCGTGCCATTCCTAGTGCCTCTTAGCGTGGAGAATGGCCTGACCATTGCTCAATTTAATACGATAATAGCACTGATCAAGGAGATGTTGGGCCGCGTGGAGCAAGAGCAGCGCGAAAAGTTGCAGCAACTCTCCACCATCCAGCGCGACAATAA ACCCAAAGATGCTTCCGAGATATTGGCCAACGAAATGGAGAGCAGCACAATTTCCGCCTCTAGtgccagcaatggcaacaagaACCACGATGACATGTTCTCCGGCTTTACGGTGGGTCAGTCACAGGGTGCACCAGTCGCCGCTGCCAGCACTCCGGCGCCCATGAAGAACAGGGAACAGCTCAA AATATCGCACAATACAATGAACATGCAAGCCGTGGCGCCCGCACTGCCCGCAGCACccacaacagcaggaggagcatcagcagctacAAAGCCAGACATTCTTTCCTCGCTGATGCAAAGCAACCTGAGCAGCCTGGCACCAGCGCCCAGTACCAACAATGGCTGGCACAGTGCCAATCCGCTGGTGATGAACCACCAGCTCGCATCACCGCAGGCCAGCAACAATAACTTCTCATCGCTGGACAATCTGGATCCCTttggaagtggcagtggcagtgggggcGTCCCTAAGCCAAGCAATACGAACGGTGCCAATATGTacacgctgcagcagccacaagtaAATTATATCTATCCAACGGGCTACAGCTTGAAcagcattcagcagcagcagcagcagcagcagag